From Etheostoma cragini isolate CJK2018 chromosome 10, CSU_Ecrag_1.0, whole genome shotgun sequence, the proteins below share one genomic window:
- the klhl3 gene encoding kelch-like protein 3 isoform X3, with product MDVRQVCCEFLQSQLHPTNCLGIRAFADLHTCTQLLDQSHAYAEQHFTEVVQGEEFLGLSLQQMCSLISSDKLTVSTEEKVFEAMISWIKHDKPARLEYMPKLMEHVRLPLLSRDYLVQIVEEEALIKNNNTCKDFLIEAMKYHLLPADQRHLIKTDRTRPRTPISIPKVMIVVGGQAPKAIRSVECYDLQEDRWYQVADLPSRRCRAGVVSMAGRVYAVGGFNSSLRERTVDVYDGVRDQWSAVASMQERRSTLGAAVLGDLLYAVGGFNGSIGLSTVEAYNYKTNEWMYVASMNTRRSSVGVGVVDGKLYAVGGYDGASRQCLSTVEEYDPDADQWCYLADMSTRRSGAGVGVLKGQLYAAGGHDGPLVRKSVEVYNPQTNTWRLVCDMNMCRRNAGICAINGLLYVIGGDDGSCNLSSVEFYNPATDKWSLIPTNMSNGRSYAGVAVIDKPL from the exons ATGGATGTTCGTCAGGTTTGTTGTGAGTTCCTGCAGTCTCAGCTTCACCCCACTAACTGTTTGGGTATCAGAGCCTTTGCTGacctgcacacatgcacgcagcTTCTCGACCAGTCCCACGCATACGCTG AGCAGCATTTCACTGAGGTGGTGCAGGGAGAGGAGTTCCTGGGCCTTTCTCTGCAGCAGATGTGCAGCCTCATTTCTAGCGACAAACTCACTGTTTCCACAGAGGAAAAG GTATTTGAGGCGATGATATCTTGGATCAAGCACGATAAGCCAGCTCGTCTGGAGTACATGCCCAAACTAATGGAGCATGTCAGGCTTCCACTACTGTCCAGGGATTACCTTGTACAG ATTGTCGAGGAAGAGGCTTTGATAAAGAACAACAACACCTGTAAAGATTTTCTCATAGAAGCAATGAAGTATCACCTACTCCCAGCTGACCAGCGACACCTCATCAAGACAGACAGGACCCGACCACGAACTCCTATCAGCATCCCAAAG GTGATGATTGTGGTGGGCGGTCAGGCTCCTAAGGCGATCCGCAGTGTGGAGTGTTACGACCTCCAGGAAGATCGATGGTACCAAGTAGCCGACCTGCCTTCACGACGCTGCCGGGCAG GTGTGGTTTCTATGGCAGGCCGTGTGTATGCAGTTGGAGGGTTCAACAGTTCACTGCGGGAGCGAACGGTGGACGTGTACGACGGAGTGAGAGACCAGTGGAGTGCTGTGGCGAGCATGCAGGAGCGACGCAGTACATTGGGAGCTGCTGTGCTGGGCGATTTGCTGTATGCCGTTGGAGGCTTTAATGGCAGTATAG gtTTGTCAACAGTTGAAGCTTACAATTATAAAACCAACGAGTGGATGTATGTTGCCTCCATGAACACCAGACGCAGCAGTGTGGGTGTAGGGGTGGTTGATG GTAAGTTGTATGCAGTAGGAGGTTATGATGGAGCATCCCGTCAGTGTCTCAGTACAGTGGAAGAATATGACCCTGACGCTGATCAGTGGTGCTACCTAGCTGACATGAGCACACGTCGCAGTGGAGCAg gGGTAGGTGTTTTGAAAGGTCAGCTGTATGCAGCAGGAGGACATGACGGTCCTCTGGTGAGAAAAAGCGTTGAGGTGTATAACCCACAGACCAACACCTGGAGACTGGTCTGTGACATGAACATGTGCCGACGAAATGCAG GTATTTGTGCCATTAACGGTCTGCTGTACGTGATCGGAGGAGACGACGGCTCCTGTAACCTGTCCTCTGTAGAGTTTTACAACCCTGCCACAGACAAGTGGAGCCTTATTCCCACAAACATGAGCAATGGACGCAGCTATGCAG GAGTTGCAGTGATTGACAAGCCCTTATGA